The Ziziphus jujuba cultivar Dongzao chromosome 7, ASM3175591v1 genome includes a region encoding these proteins:
- the LOC107410604 gene encoding CDPK-related kinase 5, whose protein sequence is MGVCSSKPSTKPTSTSPLSDLQLNHHKANSTPTEANSVPAEDVTSTAQTAISVNGTGNEAAENGKKSPFFFFQSPSPAHYLFSKKSPARSPANFNSNSTPKRFFKRPFPPPSPAKHIRAVLARRHGSVKPNEAAIPEGSVDEEVTGLDKSFGFSKHFANKYELGEEVGRGHFGYTCAAKIKKGELKGQQVAVKVIPKAKMTTAIAIEDVRREVKILRALNGHSNLIQFYDAYEDRENVYVVMELCEGGELLDRILSRGGKYTEDDAKAVMIQILNVVSFCHLQGVVHRDLKPENFLFTSKEETSQLKAIDFGLSDFVRPDERLNDIVGSAYYVAPEVLHRSYSTEADVWSVGVIAYILLCGSRPFWARTESGIFRTVLKADPSFDEPPWPSLSPEAKDFVKRLLYKDPRKRMTAAQALSHPWLRDCKDVKVPLDILIFKLMKVYMRSSSLRKAALRALSKTLTVNELHYMKEQFALLEPNKNGTISIENIKAALMRNATDAMKESRIPDFLASLNALQFRRMDFEEFCAATLSVHQLEALDRWEQHARCAYELFESGGSRPIVIEELASELGLGPSVPVHAVLQDWIRHSDGKLSFLGFVKLLHGISSRTIAKAQ, encoded by the exons ATGGGTGTTTGCAGCTCAAAACCCTCAACAAAGCCCACCTCTACTTCTCCCTTATCCGATCTCCAACTTAACCACCACAAGGCTAACTCTACTCCGACTGAGGCTAACTCTGTCCCTGCTGAGGATGTCACTTCCACTGCCCAAACTGCGATTTCCGTAAATGGTACTGGTAATGAGGCGGCGGAGAACGGTAAGAAATcgcccttcttctttttccaaagTCCCAGTCCGGCTCACTACCTGTTCTCCAAGAAGTCTCCGGCGAGATCTCCGGCGAATTTCAACTCCAACTCCACGCCCAAACGGTTCTTCAAGAGGCCTTTCCCGCCTCCTTCTCCGGCGAAACATATAAGGGCGGTGCTCGCCAGGAGACATGGGTCGGTCAAACCCAACGAGGCCGCGATACCCGAAGGGAGCGTGGATGAGGAAGTCACGGGGCTTGATAAGAGCTTCGGGTTCTCGAAGCATTTTGCTAACAAGTATGAGCTCGGTGAGGAGGTTGGAAGAGGGCATTTTGGGTATACCTGTGCGGCGAAGATTAAGAAGGGTGAGCTCAAAGGCCAACAGGTTGCTGTGAAAGTCATTCCCAAAGCAAAG aTGACCACTGCAATTGCCATCGAGGACGTTAGAAGGGAAGTAAAGATATTGAGAGCCCTGAACGGACATAGCAATCTAATTCAATTTTATGATGCATATGAAGACCGTGAGAATGTCTACGTAGTCATGGA GTTATGTGAAGGGGGGGAACTCTTAGACAGGATACTGTCAAG GGGTGGGAAATATACAGAGGATGATGCGAAAGCAGTTATGATACAGATATTAAATGTCGTTTCATTTTGCCACCTTCAGGGTGTGGTGCATCGTGATCTTAAACCTGAG AATTTCCTTTTTACGTCAAAGGAGGAGACTTCACAATTGAAGGCCATAGACTTTGGCTTGTCAGATTTTGTCAGGCCAG ATGAGAGACTGAATGACATTGTTGGTAGTGCATACTATGTTGCTCCTGAAGTTCTACATAGGTCTTACAGCACAGAGGCTGATGTTTGGAGTGTAGGCGTGATTGCATATATCCTCTTGTGTGGCAGTCGCCCATTTTGGGCTCGAACCGAATCTGGGATATTTCGGACTGTTCTAAAAGCTGATCCAAGTTTTGATGAACCACCCTGGCCCTCACTCTCTCCTGAAGCAAAAGACTTTGTCAAGCGCCTATTGTACAAGGATCCACGGAAGAGAATGACTGCAGCTCAGGCACTAA gtCATCCCTGGCTTAGAGATTGCAAAGATGTTAAAGTTCCTCTGGATATACTAATATTTAAACTCATGAAAGTTTATATGCGCTCATCATCTCTCCGCAAAGCTGCTTTAAGG GCCCTGTCTAAAACATTGACTGTAAATGAGCTCCATTATATGAAAGAACAGTTTGCTTTGTTGGAACCAAACAAAAATGGTACAATAAGcatagaaaatattaaagcg GCTTTGATGAGAAATGCAACTGATGCTATGAAGGAGTCTCGGATCCCTGATTTTTTAGCATCG CTTAATGCATTGCAATTCAGAAGGATGGACTTCGAGGAGTTCTGTGCAGCTACACTAAGTGTCCATCAACTTGAGGCTCTTGATCGTTGGGAACAACATGCTCGATGTGCCTATGAACTATTTGAAAGCGGCGGAAGCAGACCTATTGTCATTGAGGAACTTGCTTCG GAACTTGGCCTAGGCCCTTCAGTCCCTGTTCATGCAGTTCTTCAAGATTGGATTAGGCACAGCGATGGAAAACTGAGCTTCCTTGGGTTTGTGAAGTTGTTACACGGGATATCTAGCAGGACCATTGCAAAAGCtcaatga
- the LOC107410589 gene encoding uncharacterized protein LOC107410589 yields the protein MRSMSSSNSTRGIAAIVGVGPKLGRSIARKFAHEGYTVAILARDLGRLSRFADEIAREEKAQVFAIRIDCSDSRSVREAFEGVLSLGFVEVLVYNAYQPMCWNPTNFTDIRLDSFEKSLAVSSVGAFHCAQQVLPSMVERGRGTILFTGCSASVSGIAGYSELCCGKFALRALSQCLAREFQPMGVHVAHVIIDGVIGPPRGASSSERKSVGEQGVDGSMDPDALAQTYWHLHVQDRTAWTQEIDLRPSTPRFF from the exons ATGCGCAGCATGAGCAGCTCCAATTCCACTCGAGGCATCGCAGCCATTGTAGGCGTTGGCCCAAAGCTCGGCCGATCCATAGCCCGCAAGTTCGCCCACGAAGGCTACACCGTCGCCATCCTTGCCCGTGACTTGG GGAGATTGTCGAGATTTGCGGATGAAATAGCGAGGGAAGAGAAAGCTCAGGTATTCGCAATAAGAATCGACTGCTCTGACTCAAGGAGTGTAAGAGAGGCATTTGAAGGGGTTCTGTCGCTGGGATTTGTCGAGGTTTTGGTGTACAATGCGTACCAGCCCATGTGTTGGAACCCAACCAACTTCACCGACATTCGCCTCGACTCCTTCGAGAAATCCCTTGCCGTATCCTCTGTGGGTGCCTTCCACTGCGCTCAGCAG GTTCTTCCAAGCATGGTTGAAAGAGGAAGGGGGACGATTTTGTTCACTGGCTGTTCAGCTTCTGTAAGCGGCATTGCTGGATACTCCGAACTAT GTTGTGGGAAATTCGCGTTGAGAGCACTGTCTCAATGCTTGGCAAGGGAGTTCCAACCAATGGGTGTGCACGTCGCTCATGTCATCATTGACGGTGTTATTGGCCCACCTAG GGGGGCATCGAGTTCCGAGAGGAAGTCGGTTGGGGAACAAGGAGTGGACGGGTCCATGGACCCAGACGCGCTGGCTCAAACCTACTGGCACTTGCACGTTCAGGACCGGACCGCTTGGACCCAAGAGATCGACCTCCGTCCTTCTACCCCCAGATTCTTTTAA
- the LOC107410587 gene encoding phosphoglycerate mutase-like protein 4 encodes MSSLQTWHTVRQPFPSSTCPSRLASPNCRTESLGFRGAQKVFRHSIPLSLTLIPPHSTQLLSKAESSSSMADSASSYVNPACAEIIVVRHGETEWNADGRIQGHLDVELNDAGRQQAVSVADRLSKEPKISVVYSSDLKRALETAQIIATSCGEIEVVKDPELRERHLGDLQGLVFREAATTCPKAYEALSSQKTDQEIPGGGESLDQLYQRCTSALQKISHKHIGERVVVVTHGGVIRALYKRACPNKRSGKVLNTSINVFHLSGDKWTVKTWGDVNHLNQTGYLKSGFGGDRTSG; translated from the exons ATGAGCTCGTTGCAGACTTGGCACACCGTGCGTCAGCCATTTCCTTCTTCAACTTGTCCATCACGCTTAGCCTCGCCAAATTGTCGGACTGAGTCTTTGGGATTCCGTGGAGCTCAGAAAGTTTTCCGCCATAGCATACCACTTAGCTTGACTTTGATTCCTCCTCATTCAACTCAATTACTCTCAAAAGCCGAATCATCATCATCCATGGCCGATTCCGCTTCGAG CTATGTGAATCCTGCGTGTGCTGAAATTATCGTAGTGCGTCATGGTGAAACGGAATGGAATGCTGATGGAAGAATTCAG GGACATCTAGATGTTGAATTGAATGATGCTGGGAGACAGCAAGCAgtttca GTGGCTGATAGATTATCCAAGGAGCCTAAAATCTCAGTTGTGTACTCTTCCGACTTGAAAAGAGCTCTTGAGACCGCACAGATAATTGCGACCAGCTGTGGTGAAATAGAG GTTGTGAAAGATCCTGAATTACGAGAAAGGCACTTGGGGGATCTTCAAGGCCTTGTATTTCGTGAAGCTGCCACAACTTGTCCCAAGGCTTACGAGGCCTTATCATCTCAAAAGACAGATCAAGAAATTCCA GGTGGTGGAGAAAGTCTTGATCAACTTTATCAACGCTGCACATCAGCATTGCAGAAGATTAGTCACAAACATATAG GAGAGCGAGTAGTTGTGGTCACTCATGGAGGTGTCATCAGAGCACTCTACAAGCGGGCTTGTCCAAATAAGAGATCTGGGAAGGTACTTAATACATCTATTAATGTTTTTCACTTGTCTGGAGACAAATGGACCGTAAAGACTTGGGGTGATGTTAATCATCTAAACCAGACAGGATATTTGAAGTCTGGTTTTGGTGGGGACAGAACTTCTGGTTGA
- the LOC107410582 gene encoding patatin-like protein 3 has protein sequence MVSGISQGEMVTVLSIDGGGIRGIIPGTLLAFLESKLQELDGADARIADYFDIIAGTSTGGIVTTILTAPNKDNRPLFCAKDVNAFYLEHTPKIFPQNNQTNILSMITSFLSGGPKYNGKYLRSLLKTMLGGLSLKQTLTNVVIPAFDIKRLQPVIFSTNDAKANAAKDAQLSDVCIGTSAAPTFLPAHYFQTKDNEGKPHRFDLIDGAVAANNPTMMAISEISRSKHLPDIAPIMNSKRMLVLSLGTGAAKNEEKYSADQASEWGLLGWLYDDGNTPILDVYSDANSDMVDIHVSSLFHSFNSHKNYLRIQDDTLTGDEVSVDMATEKNLKRLVEIGESLLKKPVSRVNLETGKYEPILGEGTNAEALARFAKLLSQERKLRQQK, from the exons ATGGTGAGTGGTATTTCACAGGGAGAGATGGTAACTGTTTTGAGCATTGATGGAGGTGGCATTAGAGGCATAATTCCTGGCACTCTATTGGCCTTTCTCGAATCCAAGCTTCAG GAGTTGGATGGAGCCGATGCAAGAATTGCAGATTATTTTGACATTATAGCAGGAACAAGCACAGGTGGGATTGTAACCACCATTCTTACAGCTCCAAACAAGGACAACCGACCCTTGTTTTGTGCAAAGGACGTCAACGCCTTCTATTTGGAACACACTCCTAAGATTTTCCCTCAGAATAA TCAAACGAACATCCTTTCAATGATAACAAGTTTCTTGAGTGGGGGTCCAAAATACAACGGCAAGTACTTGCGCTCGTTGCTGAAGACCATGCTAGGCGGCCTCAGTCTCAAACAGACCTTGACAAACGTGGTCATACCAGCTTTTGATATCAAACGTCTTCAACCTGTGATTTTCTCAACCAATGATGCAAAAGCAAATGCTGCAAAAGATGCACAACTTTCAGATGTCTGCATAGGAACCTCTGCAGCTCCAACTTTTCTTCCAGCACATTACTTCCAGACCAAGGACAATGAAGGAAAGCCTCACCGTTTCGATCTCATTGATGGTGCAGTTGCGGCAAACAATCCT ACAATGATGGCCATAAGCGAAATTTCACGAAGCAAACATTTGCCGGACATAGCACCGATAATGAACAGCAAAAGGATGCTAGTGCTGTCATTGGGCACAGGTGCAGCCAAGAATGAAGAGAAGTACAGTGCAGATCAGGCGTCGGAGTGGGGTTTGCTTGGTTGGCTCTATGACGATGGAAACACACCCATTTTAGACGTTTATTCAGATgcaaattccgacatggttgaTATTCATGTATCCTCTCTCTTCCACTCCTTCAATAGCCACAAAAATTACCTCCGTATTCAG GATGACACATTGACCGGGGATGAGGTATCGGTAGATATGGCAACGGAGAAGAATCTGAAGAGGCTTGTGGAGATTGGTGAGAGCCTGTTGAAGAAGCCAGTTTCCAGAGTGAATTTGGAAACTGGAAAATACGAGCCGATCCTTGGAGAAGGAACAAATGCAGAAGCTCTTGCCCGTTTTGCCAAACTTCTGTCCCAAGAGAGAAAGCTTAGACAgcaaaaatga
- the LOC107410588 gene encoding zinc finger CCCH domain-containing protein 62 isoform X1, with translation MAESTKGKDTLIFISSSEEEEEEEEEEEEEVGEDEVSDDSEHDEEEEEKEEDDDYDYDYDDDGDKQSDIDEEEDNDCDDESLCNKVARLLKERCDLDCLTLKECKAYLRINALRLTGIKTVCIHRIKEHWRLKDGNGEALYPRQSFFINCTGDVCKGDVVLFTQKVYENRFDKVTRHGRVLGKRIVAGRVVKESYGANKQQHTFTVEVLWSKGFKKLPPLFPLLVKGRNLYKLKTFRQRWDNEEERLKVLAEKHKRGFEARLARATKQKKKWTENGGAKRAKKFDSTRPSQMKRSTESRERDFDRLEKAKSLGFVSSDNHRRRQDIFPVRHRNQNAMPRGSRCSRGHKKSFHRNRRVTTS, from the exons ATGGCAGAGAGCACGAAGGGTAAAGACACTCTGATTTTCATTTCCTcttctgaagaagaagaagaagaagaagaagaagaagaagaagaagtaggagAAGATGAAGTATCCGACGACAGTGAAcatgacgaagaagaagaagaaaaagaagaagacgatGACTATGACTATGactatgatgatgatggtgataaGCAGTCCGATATCGACGAAGAAGAGGACAATGACTGCGACGATGAGTCCCTATGCAATAAAGTCGCTCGCCTTCTTAAAG AGCGCTGTGATTTAGATTGTTTAACACTGAAAGAGTGCAAAGCATATTTACGGATCAATGCCCTCAGATTAACCGGGATTAAAACGGTCTGCATACACAGGATTAAGGAACATTGGAG GTTAAAAGATGGGAATGGTGAAGCACTTTATCCtagacaatcctttttcatCAATTGTACTG GTGATGTCTGTAAGGGAGATGTTGTTTTGTTTACACAAAAAGTTTATGAGAA CAGGTTTGATAAAGTGACAAGACATGGGAGGGTTCTGGGGAAGAGAATCGTTGCTGGAAGAGTTGTTAAGGAAAGCTATGGTGCAAACAAACAACAACATACTTTTACG GTTGAAGTCCTGTGGAGCAAGGGATTTAAGAAGTTACCTCCACTCTTTCCTTTACTTGTGAAGGGTCGTAATCTCTACAAATTAAAGACTTTCCGACAG CGTTGGGACAATGAAGAAGAAAGACTAAAAGTGCTTGCTGAAAAGCACAAACGAGGTTTTGAAGCAAGGCTTGCAAGAGCAACGAAGCAAAAGAAGAAATGGACGGAAAATGGAG GTGCAAAGCGCGCTAAAAAATTCGATTCTACGAGACCATCTCAAATGAAAAGAAGCACAGAATCAAGAGAGAGGGATTTTGATAGACTTGAAAAAGCTAAGTCCCTGGGATTTGTAAGTTCTGATAATCATCGTCGACGTCAAGACATCTTCCCTGTGAGACATAGAAATCAAAATGCAATGCCTAGAGGATCAAGATGTTCTAGGGGGCATAAAAAATCCTTCCACCGGAATAGAAGAGTTACAACTTCTTAA
- the LOC125423873 gene encoding pentatricopeptide repeat-containing protein At4g16390, chloroplastic-like — protein sequence MSSFPDQAVEWFEKMPTFGCDPDDVTYSAMIDAYGRAGNVDMAFSLYDCARIEKWRIDPVTFSTLIKIHGQSGNFDGCLNVYEEMKAIGARTNLVIYNTLLDAMGRAKRPWQAKKIYKEMTENGFSPNWMPRLRLCWGSLRNLTLL from the exons ATGTCATCTTTCCCTGATCAGGCTGTTGAGTGGTTTGAGAAAATGCCCACTTTTGGATGTGATCCAGATGATGTTACCTACTCGGCAATGATTGATGCTTATGGTCGTGCTGGTAATGTTGATATGGCTTTCAGCTTGTATGATTGTGCTAGAATAGAGAAATGGCGCATTGATCCGGTGACATTCTCTACTTTGATTAAAATTCATGGGCAGTCAGGGAATTTCGATGGGTGTTTGAATGTCTATGAGGAGATGAAGGCTATAGGGGCCAGGacaaatttggttatttataacACCTTATTGGATGCTATGGGAAGAGCTAAGAGGCCTTGGCAGGCCAAGAAGATTTACAAAGAGATGACTGAGAATGGATTTTCCCCAAATTGGATGCCAAG aTTGAGATTGTGCTGGGGAAGTCTAAGAAATTTGACTCTCTTATGA
- the LOC107410588 gene encoding zinc finger CCCH domain-containing protein 62 isoform X2: MAESTKGKDTLIFISSSEEEEEEEEEEEEEVGEDEVSDDSEHDEEEEEKEEDDDYDYDYDDDGDKQSDIDEEEDNDCDDESLCNKVARLLKERCDLDCLTLKECKAYLRINALRLTGIKTVCIHRIKEHWRLKDGNGEALYPRQSFFINCTGDVCKGDVVLFTQKVYEKFDKVTRHGRVLGKRIVAGRVVKESYGANKQQHTFTVEVLWSKGFKKLPPLFPLLVKGRNLYKLKTFRQRWDNEEERLKVLAEKHKRGFEARLARATKQKKKWTENGGAKRAKKFDSTRPSQMKRSTESRERDFDRLEKAKSLGFVSSDNHRRRQDIFPVRHRNQNAMPRGSRCSRGHKKSFHRNRRVTTS, translated from the exons ATGGCAGAGAGCACGAAGGGTAAAGACACTCTGATTTTCATTTCCTcttctgaagaagaagaagaagaagaagaagaagaagaagaagaagtaggagAAGATGAAGTATCCGACGACAGTGAAcatgacgaagaagaagaagaaaaagaagaagacgatGACTATGACTATGactatgatgatgatggtgataaGCAGTCCGATATCGACGAAGAAGAGGACAATGACTGCGACGATGAGTCCCTATGCAATAAAGTCGCTCGCCTTCTTAAAG AGCGCTGTGATTTAGATTGTTTAACACTGAAAGAGTGCAAAGCATATTTACGGATCAATGCCCTCAGATTAACCGGGATTAAAACGGTCTGCATACACAGGATTAAGGAACATTGGAG GTTAAAAGATGGGAATGGTGAAGCACTTTATCCtagacaatcctttttcatCAATTGTACTG GTGATGTCTGTAAGGGAGATGTTGTTTTGTTTACACAAAAAGTTTATGAGAA GTTTGATAAAGTGACAAGACATGGGAGGGTTCTGGGGAAGAGAATCGTTGCTGGAAGAGTTGTTAAGGAAAGCTATGGTGCAAACAAACAACAACATACTTTTACG GTTGAAGTCCTGTGGAGCAAGGGATTTAAGAAGTTACCTCCACTCTTTCCTTTACTTGTGAAGGGTCGTAATCTCTACAAATTAAAGACTTTCCGACAG CGTTGGGACAATGAAGAAGAAAGACTAAAAGTGCTTGCTGAAAAGCACAAACGAGGTTTTGAAGCAAGGCTTGCAAGAGCAACGAAGCAAAAGAAGAAATGGACGGAAAATGGAG GTGCAAAGCGCGCTAAAAAATTCGATTCTACGAGACCATCTCAAATGAAAAGAAGCACAGAATCAAGAGAGAGGGATTTTGATAGACTTGAAAAAGCTAAGTCCCTGGGATTTGTAAGTTCTGATAATCATCGTCGACGTCAAGACATCTTCCCTGTGAGACATAGAAATCAAAATGCAATGCCTAGAGGATCAAGATGTTCTAGGGGGCATAAAAAATCCTTCCACCGGAATAGAAGAGTTACAACTTCTTAA